The Amycolatopsis sp. DG1A-15b genome window below encodes:
- a CDS encoding RICIN domain-containing protein: MLRRRSAVLSLLVLVTLLFGAPGAQAAAVTVTNGSQFTDTSSGALVHAHGGGMLKVGAYFYWFGENRNADDTFRAVSAYRSTDLKTWEFRGDVLTQSSAAELGRAKIERPKVIYNSSTGQYVMWMHKENGDDYAEARAAVATSSTVDGGYTYRGSFRPLGAHMSRDITLFKDDDGTAYMASAARENADMNVYRLTADYTGVAALVRTLWPGSYREAPAMFKRNGVYFLLTSGATSWQPNQQKYATATSVTGTWSALANVGDSTGFGSQTAYVLPVQGAQATSYLYLGDRWAGAWNRPVNESRYVWLPLGFPSATTMSMSWYPKVSVDASTGVVAGVGTGSAYESLVARHSGKCADIPGSSRDDGTPVKQYSCNGGWNQQWSELDLGNGYVILIARHSGKCLDVSDGSTADGAAAVQWTCNGGTNQQWQLQAADSGYVRIVARHSGKCLDVVSASTADSAALKQYPCAGVTNQQWLRRAA; encoded by the coding sequence ATGCTACGACGACGTAGCGCGGTTTTGTCCTTGCTCGTGCTCGTCACCCTGCTGTTCGGCGCGCCCGGGGCGCAGGCCGCGGCGGTGACGGTGACCAACGGGAGCCAGTTCACCGACACCTCCTCCGGCGCCCTGGTGCACGCCCACGGCGGCGGCATGCTCAAGGTGGGCGCGTACTTCTACTGGTTCGGCGAGAACCGCAACGCCGACGACACCTTCCGGGCGGTCTCGGCCTACCGCTCGACCGACCTGAAGACCTGGGAGTTCCGGGGCGACGTGCTGACGCAGTCGTCGGCGGCGGAGCTGGGCCGGGCGAAGATCGAGCGGCCGAAGGTGATCTACAACAGCTCGACCGGGCAGTACGTGATGTGGATGCACAAGGAGAACGGGGACGACTACGCCGAAGCGCGCGCGGCCGTGGCCACCTCGTCCACGGTCGACGGCGGCTACACCTACCGCGGCAGCTTCCGCCCGCTCGGTGCCCACATGTCGCGGGACATCACGCTGTTCAAGGACGACGACGGAACCGCGTACATGGCCTCCGCGGCCCGCGAGAACGCCGACATGAACGTCTACCGGCTCACCGCTGACTACACCGGTGTCGCCGCGCTGGTGCGGACGCTGTGGCCCGGCTCGTACCGCGAGGCGCCGGCGATGTTCAAGCGCAACGGCGTCTACTTCCTGCTCACCTCGGGCGCCACGAGCTGGCAGCCGAACCAGCAGAAGTACGCGACGGCCACCAGCGTCACGGGGACGTGGAGCGCGTTGGCGAACGTCGGGGACTCCACCGGTTTCGGCAGCCAGACCGCGTACGTCCTGCCCGTCCAGGGTGCGCAGGCGACCTCCTACCTGTACCTGGGTGATCGCTGGGCGGGTGCCTGGAACCGTCCGGTCAACGAGTCGCGGTACGTGTGGCTGCCGCTGGGTTTCCCCAGTGCCACCACGATGTCGATGAGCTGGTACCCGAAGGTGAGCGTCGACGCGTCGACCGGCGTGGTCGCCGGCGTCGGCACCGGCAGCGCGTACGAATCGCTGGTCGCCCGCCACAGCGGCAAGTGCGCGGACATCCCGGGTTCGTCGCGCGACGACGGCACGCCGGTGAAGCAGTACTCGTGCAACGGCGGCTGGAACCAGCAGTGGAGCGAACTGGACCTCGGCAACGGGTACGTCATCCTGATCGCCCGGCACAGCGGGAAGTGCCTCGACGTCTCGGACGGCTCCACCGCGGACGGTGCCGCGGCGGTCCAGTGGACGTGCAACGGCGGCACGAACCAGCAGTGGCAGCTCCAGGCCGCCGACAGCGGGTACGTCCGGATCGTGGCCCGTCACAGCGGAAAGTGCCTGGACGTCGTCTCCGCGTCGACGGCCGACAGCGCCGCGCTCAAGCAGTACCCGTGTGCCGGCGTGACGAACCAGCAGTGGCTCCGGCGGGCGGCCTGA
- a CDS encoding cellulase family glycosylhydrolase, with protein MRLLVALLTAVAMTSGVVASAVAEDVPQHRLTVRGSAFVDEYGREVVLRGFNVSGEVKLAENGFLPFANAADARRSAQAMRALTGANAVRIPIAWAGTQPVRGPVNTQYLAALTDQMKAFLDEGFTVLPDFHQDLFSRYLFNRGSWYTGDGAPKWVVDLGGYPAESCGICAHWGQNITQNGAVQDATKDFWHNARGVQDEFVGQAVQTMSYLRANLSAAQFAGVAGMDPYNEPFAGRYDQGQDSKAWEQNVLWPFFKRFRDAMDAAGWQDKPAFVEPNMFWNANISFQLHPGGFQDTGVMGPRYVFNTHFYDQLAQSGVFMPGKAGDGQYSGSFGTVRDRAAALGTTAIVTEFGHPMTGYTSDKTPTVDKAMYQALDSRVSGANWWGRPAQSGPVLSATQWQWDVYSGRHHELMNDNPDKVKTDGDAWNGEDFSSARTADDGTVQLRQDARLLDRLYPAAVAGHTLAFTYEDRSRDGSQTLTWNRIPSTMPATAALTGAGRYGVLVWQGTDAGAPTELHVPAGLTPTVVTDLASPTRVGDRLRLPATPGLHYALIAEPAAAPTAAQLAAVRAELAAWAPTAVR; from the coding sequence ATGCGCCTGCTCGTGGCTTTGCTCACCGCCGTGGCGATGACCTCCGGTGTCGTCGCTTCCGCTGTCGCCGAAGACGTTCCGCAGCACCGGCTGACCGTGCGCGGCTCGGCTTTCGTCGACGAGTACGGCCGCGAAGTGGTCCTGCGCGGCTTCAACGTCTCGGGCGAGGTGAAGCTCGCGGAAAACGGTTTCCTGCCGTTCGCCAACGCGGCCGACGCGCGCCGGTCGGCCCAGGCGATGCGGGCGCTCACCGGCGCGAACGCCGTGCGGATCCCGATCGCGTGGGCCGGGACGCAGCCGGTGCGCGGGCCGGTGAACACGCAGTACCTGGCCGCGCTGACCGACCAGATGAAGGCGTTCCTGGACGAGGGGTTCACCGTCCTGCCCGACTTCCACCAGGACCTGTTCTCCCGCTACCTGTTCAACCGCGGCAGCTGGTACACCGGCGACGGCGCGCCGAAGTGGGTCGTCGACCTCGGCGGCTACCCCGCGGAAAGCTGCGGCATCTGCGCCCACTGGGGCCAGAACATCACCCAGAACGGCGCGGTCCAGGACGCCACGAAGGACTTCTGGCACAACGCCCGCGGCGTCCAGGACGAGTTCGTCGGCCAGGCTGTCCAGACGATGTCCTACCTGCGGGCGAACCTGAGCGCTGCCCAGTTCGCGGGCGTCGCGGGCATGGACCCGTACAACGAGCCCTTCGCCGGGCGGTACGACCAGGGCCAGGACAGCAAGGCGTGGGAGCAGAACGTGTTGTGGCCGTTCTTCAAGCGGTTCCGCGACGCGATGGATGCCGCCGGCTGGCAGGACAAGCCCGCGTTCGTCGAGCCGAACATGTTCTGGAACGCCAACATCTCCTTCCAGCTCCACCCCGGCGGCTTCCAGGACACCGGCGTCATGGGACCGCGGTACGTGTTCAACACGCACTTCTACGACCAGCTCGCCCAGTCCGGCGTGTTCATGCCGGGCAAGGCGGGTGACGGCCAGTACAGCGGGAGCTTCGGCACGGTCCGGGACCGTGCGGCCGCGCTGGGCACGACGGCGATCGTCACCGAGTTCGGCCACCCGATGACCGGCTACACCTCGGACAAGACCCCGACGGTCGACAAGGCGATGTACCAGGCCCTGGATTCGCGCGTGTCGGGCGCGAACTGGTGGGGCCGGCCGGCGCAGTCGGGCCCGGTGCTGTCGGCGACGCAGTGGCAGTGGGACGTCTACAGCGGCCGCCACCACGAGCTGATGAACGACAACCCGGACAAGGTCAAGACGGACGGCGACGCCTGGAACGGCGAGGACTTCTCGTCGGCCCGCACGGCGGACGACGGCACGGTCCAGCTCCGCCAGGACGCGCGGCTGCTCGACCGCCTCTATCCGGCGGCGGTCGCGGGACACACGCTGGCGTTCACGTACGAGGACCGCTCGCGTGACGGAAGCCAGACGCTGACGTGGAACCGGATCCCGTCGACGATGCCGGCGACCGCGGCACTGACCGGGGCGGGCCGGTACGGCGTCCTGGTGTGGCAGGGGACGGACGCGGGTGCCCCGACCGAGCTGCACGTCCCGGCCGGGCTGACCCCGACGGTGGTCACGGACCTGGCGTCGCCCACCCGGGTGGGCGACCGCCTGCGCCTGCCGGCCACGCCGGGCCTGCACTACGCGCTGATCGCGGAACCGGCGGCGGCGCCGACCGCGGCCCAGCTGGCGGCGGTCCGCGCGGAACTCGCGGCTTGGGCGCCCACGGCGGTCCGCTAG
- a CDS encoding helix-turn-helix domain-containing protein has product MANRAQRRTDGLSKEVIVRAAAAILDEGGEAALTFRALTARLSTGYGAIYHHVANKSDLLAAATDAVIARVMGDAVVEAEPREALRTVSLGLFDAIDAHPWVGAQLSREPWRPALLEVYERIGGLLVALEVPERALFDAAGALVNYVLGVAGQNAANARLLTADEGDRADFLGAVAARWAALDPDEYPFVHQAAGQLREHDDREQFLAGVDIFLAGIATLR; this is encoded by the coding sequence ATGGCGAACCGAGCCCAGCGGCGCACGGACGGGCTGTCCAAGGAAGTGATCGTGCGGGCGGCGGCCGCGATCCTCGACGAGGGCGGCGAGGCCGCGCTGACGTTCCGCGCGCTCACCGCCCGCCTGTCGACCGGCTACGGCGCGATCTACCACCACGTCGCCAACAAGAGCGACCTCCTCGCGGCGGCCACCGACGCCGTCATCGCCCGCGTCATGGGCGACGCGGTCGTCGAGGCGGAGCCACGGGAGGCGCTGCGCACGGTGTCGCTGGGCCTGTTCGACGCGATCGACGCCCACCCCTGGGTCGGCGCCCAGCTGTCCCGGGAGCCGTGGCGGCCCGCGCTCTTGGAGGTCTACGAGCGCATCGGCGGCCTGCTCGTGGCGCTCGAAGTGCCCGAGCGGGCGTTGTTCGACGCCGCGGGCGCGCTGGTCAACTACGTGCTCGGCGTCGCCGGGCAGAACGCCGCCAACGCCCGGCTCCTCACCGCCGACGAGGGCGACCGCGCGGACTTCCTGGGCGCGGTCGCCGCCCGGTGGGCAGCACTCGACCCGGACGAATACCCGTTCGTGCACCAGGCGGCCGGCCAGCTGCGTGAGCACGACGACCGCGAGCAGTTCCTCGCGGGCGTCGACATCTTCCTGGCCGGGATCGCCACCCTGCGCTAG
- a CDS encoding NAD(P)/FAD-dependent oxidoreductase has product MTATIIGAGLGGLVLARVLHLHGIPVEVYEAEASPAARRQGGMLDIHPWNGQPALEAAGLTEGFRKLVLPGRESTRVVDRHGTVLLDQPDDGTGERPEVQRGELRQLLLDSLPPGTVHWGHKVTGVRALGDGGHEVRLADGTSIVTSLLVGADGAWSKVRPLVSAATPEYVGVSVVETFLFDGDARHPAAAKAVGAGALYALAPGKGFVAHRESGGTLHTYAQLFKPEEWLAGADAATVTARVAEEFAGWAPELTALITESDTPPVLRRLATLPAGHRWARVPGVTLLGDAAHLMPPNGEGANLAMQDGAELGRALAAHPGDVETALGEYEQAMFARAAAEAEDEDVYAIMFGDDAPHSMVALLTGAAG; this is encoded by the coding sequence ATGACTGCCACGATCATCGGAGCCGGCCTCGGCGGGCTCGTCCTGGCCCGCGTCCTGCACCTGCACGGCATCCCGGTCGAGGTCTACGAGGCCGAAGCCTCACCGGCCGCCCGCCGCCAGGGCGGAATGCTCGACATCCACCCCTGGAACGGCCAGCCGGCGCTCGAGGCGGCCGGCCTGACCGAGGGGTTCCGGAAGCTCGTCCTGCCGGGCCGGGAATCCACGCGCGTGGTCGACCGCCACGGCACCGTGCTGCTCGACCAGCCCGACGACGGCACCGGCGAACGTCCCGAAGTGCAGCGCGGCGAGCTGCGGCAGCTGCTGCTCGACTCGCTGCCACCCGGCACCGTCCACTGGGGACACAAGGTCACCGGGGTGCGGGCCCTCGGCGACGGTGGCCACGAGGTGCGCCTGGCCGACGGCACGAGCATCGTCACGAGCCTGCTGGTGGGCGCGGACGGCGCGTGGTCGAAAGTCCGTCCGCTGGTCTCCGCGGCGACCCCGGAGTACGTCGGCGTATCGGTCGTCGAGACGTTCCTCTTCGACGGCGACGCCCGGCATCCCGCTGCCGCGAAGGCCGTCGGCGCGGGTGCGCTCTACGCGTTGGCGCCCGGCAAGGGGTTCGTCGCGCACCGGGAAAGCGGCGGGACCTTGCACACGTATGCGCAGTTGTTCAAGCCCGAGGAGTGGCTCGCCGGGGCCGACGCCGCGACCGTGACGGCGCGGGTCGCCGAGGAGTTCGCCGGCTGGGCCCCCGAGCTGACCGCCCTGATCACCGAAAGCGACACCCCGCCGGTGCTGCGCCGCCTCGCCACCCTGCCGGCCGGGCACCGCTGGGCCCGGGTACCCGGGGTGACCCTGCTCGGCGACGCGGCCCACCTCATGCCCCCGAACGGTGAGGGCGCCAACCTGGCCATGCAGGACGGTGCCGAACTCGGGCGGGCCCTCGCCGCTCACCCCGGCGACGTGGAGACCGCGCTCGGCGAGTACGAGCAGGCCATGTTCGCGCGCGCGGCCGCGGAAGCGGAAGACGAGGACGTCTACGCGATCATGTTCGGCGACGACGCCCCGCACAGCATGGTCGCCCTGCTCACCGGCGCCGCGGGGTAG
- a CDS encoding TetR/AcrR family transcriptional regulator C-terminal domain-containing protein, protein MLVWERPEPANRPAPAPLSRDLIVRTAVELADEAGLDAVSLRKIAAALDVGPMRLYGYIDTKDELLDLMVDAVHAEIRPAGDGWRAVLTSVAEATRQAAYRHEWFADLIGGRPQLGPNALARGEAVLAALDGVDVDVVMPVAAAVDAYVIGAVRREIAERRAERASGMDQRQWQRTHGPYLVRMFATGRFPALETVVHDAAHLDADETFRIGLNFLLDGIGAGIG, encoded by the coding sequence ATGTTGGTGTGGGAACGACCGGAGCCGGCGAACCGGCCGGCGCCGGCCCCGCTGAGCCGGGACCTGATCGTCCGGACAGCGGTCGAGCTGGCCGACGAAGCCGGCCTGGACGCGGTGTCGCTGCGCAAGATCGCCGCCGCGCTGGACGTCGGGCCGATGCGGCTGTACGGCTACATCGACACGAAGGACGAGCTGCTCGACCTGATGGTCGACGCCGTCCACGCCGAGATCCGGCCGGCCGGGGACGGGTGGCGCGCAGTGCTGACGTCGGTGGCCGAGGCCACCCGGCAGGCCGCGTACCGGCACGAGTGGTTCGCCGACCTGATCGGCGGCCGGCCGCAGCTCGGCCCGAACGCGCTGGCCAGGGGCGAGGCCGTGCTGGCCGCGCTGGACGGCGTCGACGTGGACGTGGTCATGCCGGTGGCCGCCGCCGTCGACGCGTACGTGATCGGCGCGGTCCGCCGGGAAATCGCCGAACGGCGGGCCGAACGCGCCAGCGGGATGGACCAGCGGCAGTGGCAGCGCACCCACGGGCCCTACCTGGTGCGGATGTTCGCCACCGGCCGGTTCCCCGCGCTGGAGACGGTCGTCCACGACGCCGCCCACCTCGACGCCGACGAAACCTTCCGCATCGGCCTGAACTTCCTGCTCGACGGCATCGGAGCGGGCATCGGCTAG
- a CDS encoding NAD(P)/FAD-dependent oxidoreductase, producing MTIAIVGAGMGGLALARVLHVHGIEAVVYERDASRGARRQGGMLDIHSGQRALREAGLLEEFLAIARREGQDMRLLEPDGTLLLQEDTPDDAPMARPEIDRTDLRNLLLDALPERTVRWGRAFDRAEEGVLYFADGTSARYDLLVGADGANSRVRALLTDARPEHLGQNAVELAISDIDRTHPDLAAMVGRGNYWVFGDGKSLSAQRNGDGCVRIGISFYNTGEDWFATSGIPFDNPPAARARLIELLAGWDPRITALVAASDDTFVPRSLTALPVGLTWPSSPTATLIGDAAHLMPPVGEGANMALLDGALLGLALVAHPEDFGTAVAEYEKEMFERTGAAARMSADMQELLMSPDASRRLLEFFQPR from the coding sequence ATGACCATCGCCATCGTGGGAGCCGGCATGGGCGGCCTGGCGCTCGCCCGGGTCCTGCACGTGCACGGCATCGAGGCCGTCGTGTACGAACGCGACGCTTCGCGCGGCGCCCGCCGCCAGGGCGGCATGCTCGACATCCATTCCGGGCAGCGGGCGCTGCGCGAGGCCGGCCTGCTCGAGGAGTTCCTGGCGATCGCCCGCCGGGAGGGGCAGGACATGCGTCTCCTCGAACCGGACGGCACCCTGCTGCTCCAGGAGGACACGCCCGACGACGCCCCGATGGCGCGCCCCGAGATCGACCGCACCGACCTGCGCAACCTGCTGCTCGACGCGCTCCCGGAGCGAACGGTCCGCTGGGGTCGCGCGTTCGACCGCGCCGAAGAGGGCGTCCTGTACTTCGCCGACGGCACCAGCGCGCGCTACGACCTGCTGGTCGGAGCCGACGGCGCGAACTCCCGGGTCCGGGCCCTGCTCACCGACGCCCGCCCGGAGCACCTCGGCCAGAACGCGGTCGAGCTCGCGATCTCCGACATCGACCGCACCCACCCCGACCTGGCGGCCATGGTCGGGCGCGGCAACTACTGGGTGTTCGGCGACGGCAAGTCCCTGTCCGCACAGCGCAACGGCGACGGCTGCGTCCGCATCGGCATCAGCTTCTACAACACGGGCGAAGACTGGTTCGCCACGAGCGGCATCCCGTTCGACAACCCGCCCGCGGCCCGCGCCCGGCTGATCGAGCTCCTGGCCGGCTGGGACCCCCGGATCACGGCCCTGGTCGCCGCGTCCGACGACACGTTCGTGCCCCGATCGCTCACCGCCCTCCCGGTCGGCCTGACCTGGCCCTCATCACCAACGGCGACGCTGATCGGCGACGCGGCGCACCTGATGCCCCCGGTGGGAGAGGGAGCGAACATGGCCCTCCTGGACGGCGCCCTCCTCGGCTTGGCCCTGGTGGCGCACCCGGAGGATTTCGGGACGGCGGTGGCGGAGTACGAGAAGGAGATGTTCGAGCGCACGGGAGCGGCCGCCCGGATGTCGGCGGACATGCAGGAGCTGCTGATGTCCCCGGACGCGAGCCGCAGGCTGCTCGAGTTCTTCCAGCCGAGGTAA
- a CDS encoding HEXXH motif domain-containing protein: MLDTHRVSLASLDALAEGRSDPAVVEQLKLANRSRHLILLRAVLDRATAESVASAPLPPPAEAWTLLAAAQQRDAAAADVVLDHPQTGLWAANLLRRLGSDDPGDPPLWADLGGLHLLATAAAIRAGLHFRSRVPVWRGAVMLPTLGRADVQGRREWDFAHVHGQHGHVLVRGPAGSVRLPADRAADGAGWQALRTLHAGNFRLWLDDLDPSREFGAPLAPRRLPAAETARWAEALSATWDLLARHHSATAAELAAGLTTLVPRDPVDPHTPSSASHNDAFGSVVLSRPPDATTFAATLVHEFQHSKLGILLTLVDLLDPLGDNETPRLYAPWRDDPRPPTGLLHGVFSFLGVTAFYREHLGAETGLAARAAQFEFAYRREQTAHAVATLLAEVTPSALGRRFLIAAGDRLRTWAGDPVPADVLAAARRANLDHRLSWRLRHLTPPAAVTGELAEAWLRHRRKPVTTPPAPLLTPTPGASPRPRLPLARIWLTEPELFDLYRCEPELATAEIPGTTEADLALVDGDLGAAAALYRQEVLIRPEAPGAWAGLALTAGDATLLGLPELVFAVHREIRLRTGTVTDPVRLARWLARES; encoded by the coding sequence ATGCTGGACACCCATCGGGTGTCGCTGGCGAGCTTGGACGCGCTGGCGGAAGGCCGGAGCGACCCGGCCGTCGTCGAACAGCTCAAGCTGGCCAACCGAAGCCGGCATCTCATCCTCCTGCGTGCCGTGCTCGACCGGGCGACGGCCGAGAGCGTCGCTTCCGCGCCGTTGCCGCCGCCGGCCGAGGCGTGGACGCTGCTCGCTGCGGCGCAACAGCGGGACGCCGCCGCCGCGGACGTCGTCCTCGACCATCCGCAGACGGGCCTGTGGGCCGCGAACCTGCTGCGCCGGTTGGGGAGTGACGACCCCGGCGACCCGCCGCTGTGGGCCGATCTGGGCGGCCTGCACCTGCTGGCCACCGCGGCGGCGATCCGCGCCGGGCTGCACTTCCGGTCCCGCGTGCCGGTCTGGCGCGGCGCGGTGATGCTGCCGACGCTCGGCCGGGCCGACGTCCAGGGGCGCCGGGAATGGGATTTCGCCCACGTGCACGGCCAACACGGGCACGTGCTCGTCCGCGGACCGGCGGGCAGCGTCCGGCTGCCCGCCGACCGCGCTGCGGATGGCGCCGGCTGGCAAGCCCTTCGCACCTTGCACGCGGGGAACTTCCGGCTGTGGCTCGACGACCTCGACCCGTCCCGCGAGTTCGGCGCTCCCCTCGCACCGCGCCGGCTTCCGGCCGCCGAGACCGCCCGCTGGGCCGAGGCGCTGAGCGCGACGTGGGACTTGCTGGCGCGCCACCACAGCGCGACCGCCGCGGAACTCGCCGCCGGCCTGACCACGCTGGTGCCGCGGGATCCGGTGGACCCGCACACGCCCTCGAGCGCCTCGCACAACGACGCGTTCGGGTCAGTGGTGCTGTCCCGGCCCCCGGACGCAACGACGTTCGCCGCGACGCTGGTCCACGAGTTCCAGCACAGCAAGCTGGGCATCCTGCTCACGCTGGTGGATCTCCTCGACCCGTTGGGGGACAACGAAACGCCCCGCCTCTACGCGCCGTGGCGGGACGATCCGCGGCCGCCGACCGGACTGCTGCACGGTGTTTTCTCCTTCCTCGGCGTGACGGCGTTCTACCGCGAACACCTCGGCGCGGAGACCGGTCTCGCGGCCCGTGCCGCCCAGTTCGAGTTCGCCTACCGCCGCGAACAGACCGCGCACGCGGTGGCGACCCTGCTCGCCGAGGTCACGCCGTCCGCGCTGGGCCGGCGGTTCCTGATCGCGGCCGGGGACCGGCTCCGCACGTGGGCCGGGGACCCGGTGCCCGCCGACGTCCTCGCCGCCGCGCGCCGCGCCAATCTCGACCATCGGCTCTCCTGGCGGCTGCGGCACCTGACCCCGCCCGCCGCGGTCACCGGTGAGCTCGCCGAGGCCTGGCTGCGCCACCGCCGCAAACCCGTGACCACCCCGCCCGCTCCGTTGCTGACGCCGACCCCCGGCGCGTCGCCCCGGCCGCGGCTGCCGCTGGCCCGCATCTGGCTCACCGAGCCCGAGCTGTTCGATCTCTACCGCTGCGAACCGGAGCTCGCGACGGCCGAGATCCCGGGCACCACCGAGGCCGATCTCGCCTTGGTCGACGGCGACCTCGGCGCCGCGGCCGCGCTTTACCGGCAGGAGGTGTTGATCCGGCCGGAGGCCCCCGGCGCGTGGGCCGGACTCGCGTTGACCGCCGGTGACGCGACGCTGCTCGGCCTTCCGGAACTGGTGTTCGCCGTGCACCGCGAAATCCGGCTCCGCACCGGGACGGTGACCGACCCGGTGCGGCTGGCCCGATGGCTCGCCAGGGAAAGCTAG